The Streptomyces sp. NBC_00224 genome has a window encoding:
- a CDS encoding ABC transporter permease codes for MSQTAAPPAPPVPAQDTRPVDPDQGLGAAELAAKYGLTVSGARPTLKEYVHQLWERRHFISAFATAKLTAQYSEAKLGQIWQLMTPLLNATVYYFIFGILMGTKQGVPDYIPFLVTGVFIWTFTANSIMSGTRAITGNMGLVRALHFPRASLPIALALQQLQQLLFSIAALAMILVAVGVYPAMSWLIAVPALILQAMFNTGLSLAMARVASKTPDVSQLMPFVLRTWMYVSGVMWSLPQLMTRSSLPHGLVKVLQYNPAAVYIDLMRFALIHSFKAKQLPPHVWAVAGGWALLALVAGFIYFWKAEEKYGRG; via the coding sequence GTGAGCCAGACCGCAGCACCGCCGGCCCCGCCGGTCCCCGCGCAGGACACCCGGCCCGTCGACCCCGACCAGGGCCTGGGCGCCGCCGAACTGGCCGCCAAGTACGGCCTGACGGTCAGCGGAGCCCGGCCGACCCTGAAGGAGTACGTCCACCAGCTCTGGGAGCGCCGCCACTTCATCTCGGCGTTCGCCACCGCCAAGCTCACCGCGCAGTACAGCGAGGCGAAGCTGGGCCAGATCTGGCAGCTGATGACCCCGCTGCTCAACGCGACGGTCTACTACTTCATCTTCGGCATCCTGATGGGCACCAAGCAGGGCGTCCCGGACTACATCCCGTTCCTGGTCACCGGCGTCTTCATCTGGACCTTCACCGCCAACTCGATCATGTCGGGCACACGCGCGATCACCGGCAACATGGGCCTGGTGCGCGCCCTGCACTTCCCGCGCGCGTCGCTGCCCATCGCGCTCGCGCTCCAGCAGCTCCAGCAGCTGCTCTTCTCCATCGCCGCGCTCGCGATGATCCTGGTCGCCGTCGGCGTCTACCCGGCGATGTCCTGGCTGATCGCCGTCCCGGCGCTGATCCTCCAGGCCATGTTCAACACCGGTCTGTCGCTCGCGATGGCCCGGGTCGCCAGCAAGACCCCGGACGTCTCGCAGCTGATGCCGTTCGTCCTGCGCACCTGGATGTACGTCTCGGGCGTCATGTGGAGCCTGCCGCAGCTGATGACCCGCAGCTCGCTGCCGCACGGCCTGGTGAAGGTCCTCCAGTACAACCCGGCCGCCGTCTACATCGACCTGATGCGCTTCGCGCTGATCCACAGCTTCAAGGCGAAGCAGCTCCCGCCGCACGTGTGGGCCGTCGCGGGCGGCTGGGCGCTCCTCGCCCTGGTCGCCGGGTTCATCTACTTCTGGAAGGCAGAGGAGAAGTACGGCCGTGGCTGA
- a CDS encoding ABC transporter ATP-binding protein, with amino-acid sequence MADSTPAVIGASTALGAPTVIAEDVHVVYKVNGGSTKGRGSATSALSRIASRRATPGIREVHAVKGVSFVARKGEAIGLIGSNGSGKSTLLKAVAGLLPTAEGRIFTQGQPSLLGVNAALMNDLSGERNVTLGGLAMGMSREEVRDRYDDIVEFSGINEKGDFISLPMRTYSSGMGARLRFSIAAAKSHDVLLIDEALSTGDARFQRRSQERIEELRAEAGTVFLVSHSNGTIKQTCDRAIWLESGVLRMDGPAEEVVAAYEEYTKKK; translated from the coding sequence GTGGCTGACAGCACTCCCGCCGTGATCGGCGCCTCCACCGCGCTCGGCGCTCCCACCGTGATCGCCGAAGACGTCCACGTCGTCTACAAGGTCAACGGCGGCTCCACCAAGGGCAGGGGCAGCGCGACCTCCGCGCTCAGCCGGATCGCCTCCCGCAGGGCCACCCCGGGCATCCGCGAGGTGCACGCCGTCAAGGGCGTCAGCTTCGTCGCCCGCAAGGGTGAGGCGATCGGCCTGATCGGCTCCAACGGCTCGGGCAAGTCGACCCTCCTCAAGGCCGTCGCCGGGCTGCTCCCGACCGCCGAGGGCAGGATCTTCACCCAGGGCCAGCCCTCCCTGCTCGGCGTCAACGCGGCACTGATGAACGACCTCAGCGGCGAGCGCAACGTCACCCTCGGCGGACTCGCCATGGGCATGTCCCGCGAGGAGGTCCGGGACCGCTACGACGACATCGTCGAGTTCTCCGGGATCAACGAGAAGGGCGACTTCATCTCGCTCCCGATGCGTACGTACTCCTCCGGCATGGGCGCCCGGCTGCGGTTCTCCATCGCCGCCGCCAAGTCCCACGACGTGCTGCTGATCGACGAGGCGCTCTCCACCGGCGACGCCCGCTTCCAGCGGCGCAGCCAGGAGCGGATCGAGGAGCTGCGCGCCGAGGCGGGCACGGTCTTCCTGGTCAGCCACAGCAACGGCACCATCAAGCAGACCTGCGACCGGGCCATCTGGCTGGAGTCGGGGGTCCTGCGGATGGACGGCCCGGCCGAGGAAGTCGTCGCCGCGTACGAGGAGTACACCAAGAAGAAATAG
- a CDS encoding glycosyltransferase 87 family protein, with protein sequence MTTQQLRIPAPSAAPDPGAAGRRTRYAAVAATWLATRALMLFLLVDDSIGVGGVTGEVYVLYRQWYEQLTAGHFPYGDPTWQYPPGAGAVILAPSLLPFLTFFQAFVALTLAADALIACALVRAGARAGGSAAGAWLWVGGLPLLLHLPYGRYDVLVTAPAVAALLCVRRRPRLGGALAGLGALVKVWPALTLIGTPRGRTTRASWTAALGAAAALLAVLALGFGHTLDFLRQQGNRGVQIESLGGTGLQLAHLLAHWPGRVVYRYGAMEYTGPYVSSVAALALTLTAAALCWLLLWRVRARRWTAATPADAALCAVLLFTVTSRVISPQYLIWLLGLAAVCLTSRQTSQRPVALLTLPAAALSALAFPTLYDQVMAGTAVGTSLMVLRNGLLLGAALLSCRRLWTATAARPVVSGPR encoded by the coding sequence ATGACGACCCAGCAGCTGCGCATCCCCGCCCCGTCCGCCGCCCCCGACCCGGGCGCCGCCGGCCGCCGCACCCGGTACGCCGCCGTCGCCGCCACCTGGCTCGCCACGCGCGCGTTGATGCTGTTCCTCCTCGTCGACGACTCGATCGGCGTCGGCGGAGTGACCGGCGAGGTGTACGTCCTGTACCGCCAGTGGTACGAGCAGCTGACCGCCGGTCACTTCCCGTACGGCGACCCCACCTGGCAGTACCCGCCGGGCGCGGGCGCGGTGATCCTCGCCCCCTCACTGCTGCCCTTCCTGACCTTCTTCCAGGCGTTCGTCGCGCTCACCCTGGCCGCCGACGCGCTGATCGCCTGCGCCCTTGTACGGGCCGGGGCCCGGGCGGGCGGCAGCGCGGCGGGGGCCTGGCTGTGGGTGGGCGGCCTGCCGCTGCTGCTCCACCTCCCGTACGGCCGCTACGACGTCCTGGTCACCGCCCCGGCCGTGGCCGCCCTGCTCTGCGTACGGCGCAGACCGCGGCTCGGCGGGGCGCTCGCGGGCCTCGGCGCCCTCGTCAAGGTCTGGCCCGCCCTGACCCTGATCGGCACCCCGCGCGGCCGCACCACGCGCGCGTCGTGGACGGCGGCGCTCGGCGCGGCCGCCGCCCTGCTCGCCGTCCTCGCCCTCGGCTTCGGCCACACCCTCGACTTCCTGCGCCAGCAGGGGAACCGGGGCGTGCAGATCGAGTCCCTCGGCGGCACCGGCCTCCAGCTCGCGCACCTGCTCGCGCACTGGCCCGGCCGGGTCGTCTACCGGTACGGGGCGATGGAGTACACCGGCCCGTACGTGTCGAGCGTGGCCGCCCTCGCGCTCACCCTGACCGCGGCCGCGCTCTGCTGGCTGCTGCTGTGGCGGGTCAGGGCGCGCCGGTGGACGGCGGCCACCCCGGCCGACGCGGCGCTCTGCGCGGTCCTGCTGTTCACCGTGACCAGCCGGGTGATCAGCCCGCAGTACCTGATCTGGCTGCTCGGCCTCGCCGCCGTGTGCCTGACCTCCCGGCAGACCAGCCAGCGGCCCGTCGCACTCCTGACGCTGCCCGCCGCGGCCCTCAGCGCCCTCGCCTTCCCTACCCTGTACGACCAGGTCATGGCCGGGACCGCGGTCGGCACCTCGCTGATGGTGCTGCGCAACGGACTGCTGCTCGGCGCCGCGCTGCTCTCCTGCCGGCGCCTGTGGACGGCGACGGCCGCGCGGCCCGTTGTCAGTGGGCCGCGATAG